Proteins encoded within one genomic window of Candidatus Woesearchaeota archaeon:
- a CDS encoding type II toxin-antitoxin system HicB family antitoxin produces the protein MENQILLNVAIKEEPEGGYSVVCTDLDVASQGETIDEAVKNIKEAVELYFESAKELGIMDEILEKLGLTKKDVEEGISVPKIFKTEIPVKVAA, from the coding sequence ATGGAAAACCAAATATTGCTTAATGTAGCGATCAAGGAAGAGCCAGAAGGCGGCTATTCTGTTGTTTGCACAGACTTAGATGTAGCCAGCCAGGGAGAAACAATAGACGAAGCTGTAAAAAATATTAAAGAAGCTGTTGAGCTATATTTTGAGAGTGCTAAAGAATTGGGAATCATGGATGAGATTCTTGAAAAATTGGGTCTAACTAAAAAAGATGTTGAAGAGGGTATTTCTGTCCCAAAAATATTCAAAACAGAAATTCCAGTAAAGGTAGCTGCATAA
- a CDS encoding type II toxin-antitoxin system HicA family toxin: MKLPLVSSDKVLKLLSKKGFSIVRQKGSHISLHKEEEGITLLVVVPKKDQIKIGTLISILKQAKITREEFLNEIK, translated from the coding sequence ATGAAGCTGCCATTGGTTTCTTCAGATAAAGTATTAAAACTGTTATCCAAGAAAGGCTTTTCTATAGTGAGACAAAAGGGCTCTCATATTTCTTTGCATAAAGAAGAGGAGGGAATAACATTATTGGTTGTTGTACCAAAAAAAGATCAAATAAAAATAGGAACTTTGATCAGCATCTTAAAGCAGGCTAAAATAACCAGGGAAGAATTTTTGAATGAGATAAAATAA
- a CDS encoding DUF104 domain-containing protein, translated as MATEVEGIYKNGKILPVNDIKLEENTKVTVVIHDHLKKKAFMEKLIGVWENVKEMDGIFNDILKRRHKDIGRNAGI; from the coding sequence ATGGCAACTGAAGTAGAAGGCATATACAAAAACGGGAAGATACTGCCTGTAAATGATATCAAGCTAGAGGAAAATACAAAGGTTACAGTTGTGATACATGATCACTTGAAAAAGAAGGCATTTATGGAAAAGTTAATTGGGGTTTGGGAGAATGTAAAGGAAATGGACGGCATATTTAACGACATCTTGAAAAGAAGGCATAAAGATATCGGAAGAAATGCAGGTATTTAA
- a CDS encoding type II toxin-antitoxin system VapC family toxin: protein MVVLDTDFLVGLLRKNKDAVKKFEEIGPDEHLRTTVFNIHELVEGVCRSSKPEQNMKQVDELIKDIEILPYLGYHPQISGKISADLIKEGKMVGIIDVLIAAIVLKNKEMLITKNKEHFENIVGLKIIVW, encoded by the coding sequence ATGGTAGTTCTGGATACAGATTTTCTCGTAGGTTTGTTGAGAAAAAACAAGGATGCTGTCAAAAAATTTGAAGAAATTGGCCCCGATGAGCATTTAAGAACCACTGTTTTTAACATACATGAGCTAGTGGAGGGTGTTTGCAGATCCAGCAAACCAGAGCAAAATATGAAGCAGGTTGATGAGCTTATAAAAGATATAGAAATTTTGCCTTATCTGGGTTATCATCCTCAGATTTCTGGTAAAATCTCTGCAGATCTAATTAAAGAAGGCAAAATGGTTGGCATAATTGATGTGCTTATTGCGGCAATAGTTTTAAAAAATAAAGAGATGCTTATCACCAAGAACAAAGAACATTTCGAAAACATTGTAGGGCTGAAGATAATCGTTTGGTAG